One Nicotiana tomentosiformis chromosome 4, ASM39032v3, whole genome shotgun sequence genomic window carries:
- the LOC138910409 gene encoding uncharacterized protein, producing the protein MTVSEYAVWFNDLARHAPALVSTVRERVHRFIEGLKPCMRFSMARELEMDMAYQHVVGIARRLEGMLTREREEREAKRSQEFGTYSGTRAPAAARQNRGYVGHPIHSALPAANGAPATPMSQAPYYAPPLSSAPPAWGAFSEWRGTLDHVPNRVVSFLKTQRMLEKRCDAYLAYVRDVSIDTPTVESVPIVRDYSDVFPVDLPSMLPNRDIDFGIDFLPVSQPISIPPYHMALAELKELKE; encoded by the exons atgactgtgtctgAGTATGCGGTCTGGTTCaatgatttggccaggcatgcaccagctTTGGTTTCTACTGTTAGAGAGCGGGttcatcgatttattgaggggctcaaacCCTGTAtgagatttagcatggcccgagagttggagatggacatggCATACCAGCATGTGGTGGGgatcgctaggagattggaaggtatgttgacaagggagagagaggagagagaggccaagaggtctcaagagtttggcacttatagtggtactcgtgccccagctgcagctcgTCAGAATAGAGGCTATGTGGGTcaccctattcattcagcacttccagccgccaacGGTGCTCCGGCTACTCCTATGTCCCAggctccttattatgcaccaccattgtctagtgcacctcctgcatggggtgctttcagtg aatggagaggtaccttagatcacgtTCCTAACAGGGTTGTCTCATTTTTAAAGACTCAACGGATGCTTGAGAAgcggtgtgatgcatatctggcatatgtaagggatgttagtattgatactcctaccgtcgagtcagttccgatagtgagggACTATTCAGATGTATTCCCGGTGGATCTTCCGAGCATGCTGCCTAATAGGGATatcgactttggcattgatttctTACCGGTctctcagcccatttctattccaccttatcatatggccctagcagagttgaaagaattgaaggaatag